GCGACGATCTGTTCGTGACCAACACCAAGCGACTGCAGCAGGGCATCGACAACAGCACCGCCAATTCGATTCTGATCAAGGTGAATCAGATCGGATCACTCACCGAAACCCTGCAAGCGATCGATCTGGCCGGCCGCTCGGGTTACACGAGTGTGATCAGTCACCGCAGTGGTGAAACAGAAGACACCACCATCGCTGATCTGTCTGTTGCCACTCGCGCCGGTCAGATCAAGACAGGCTCCCTCAGCCGCAGCGAACGCGTGGCGAAGTACAACCAGTTGCTGCGCATCGAAGACGAACTGGGCAGCCAGGCCGTCTACGCCGGTGCTGTCGGTCAGGGTCCTCGCGGGAGCGCCTGATTCTCAAATCAAGCTTGTTCTCAGCGCTGGGCTGAGGACAGGCTTTCAAGCCGAGCGTCCTTACGCAACTTCACTTGGAGTTTGAGCCAGCCCATCCCAACAGGAACAGCTGCACCCAGAGGCAACAGTGCCCACAGCGGCCGAGCGCTCGCACCCATCAATGCCGCAGCCACGGCCAACCCCCCCAGCACAACCGACTGACCGATGGAGTGTTGAGCCGTCACCATGCGACGGAACTGTCTGTCGGACTCGCCCATGCGGATCTGCAGTTGCAGATCGCCCTGCTCCAGGCGCTCCAGGCTTTCATCGAGGCGCCGGGGGATCCCCACAGCGCGGGAACTCAGGGCTCCCACCTGACGGCCGAGCTCATTGAAGAGATCATTAGAACCGGATCCACTGGATGTCATCAGAGGCAGTAGATAGGGCTTGGCAATCCCCACCAAACTAAAGCCAGGATCAAGGCTGCGGCCTACACCCTCAAACGTGGAGAGTGCCCGCATCACGAAGATCATCTCCACCGGCAGCCGGAAGGGTTGGCCGTACACCAGTTCATAGAGATCACCGGAAAGCTTGTCGATCACATTGGCGCTGAACGGAGGCGTGAGGGCATCACGGAGCATCAAACGCACCAGACGGCGCACCGGTCCCACATCCACATCACCGGCGATCACCCCCGCCGCCTGCATCTCCTCGACCAGAGCGGCCGCATCCCTCGATGCCGCGGCACGAACCATCGCTCCAAGCCTCCGGCGCAGACGCTCGGACAGCTGCCCCATCATTCCGAAGTCGTAGTAGATCAGTGCCCCATCGGCTGCAACGGCGAGATTGCCGGGGTGGGGATCGGCGTGAAAAAAGCCGTACCGCACCAGTTGCTGGAGATAGCTGGCGGCTCCAATCTCAGCAACTTCACCAGGATCAATTCCCGCTTGAATCAACGCGGGGCGATCGTTGATCTTGATGCCTGGTAAGTAATCAAGGCAAAGCACCCGCCGGGTGCTCAATTCCCAGATCACGCCGGGCACGCGGATCCTGGACTCATCGAGAAACTGCTGGCGGAACCGTGCCGCATGCTGCGCTTCAAGGCGGAAATCCAACTCCCTGAGAAGCACACGCCTGCACTCCTGGGCAATCGCCACCCAATCACGTCCTCGCCCCCATTGGGGGTGACGCTGCAGAACAGCCGCCACCTGTTGCATCACCTCCAGGTCCAGGCGGAACACGGACTCCAAGCCGGGTCGCTGAATCTTGAGCACCACCTGACGGCCGCTGCGCAAGCTGGCGCGATGCACCTGGGCCAGGGAGGCCGCTCCGAGCGGCTCTTCATCAAGATCGATGATCTCGGCGCAGCGGGCACCCAGTT
The sequence above is a segment of the Synechococcus sp. PROS-7-1 genome. Coding sequences within it:
- a CDS encoding AarF/ABC1/UbiB kinase family protein; amino-acid sequence: MAPWRRALRALRIWRAVVVLLVLLWWDGQGWTYAGGPTPERREQRQQQRARWLTRELLELGSAFIKLGQLLSARPDVLPAGWVAELADLQDKVPAFPFDKAQALLEEELGARCAEIIDLDEEPLGAASLAQVHRASLRSGRQVVLKIQRPGLESVFRLDLEVMQQVAAVLQRHPQWGRGRDWVAIAQECRRVLLRELDFRLEAQHAARFRQQFLDESRIRVPGVIWELSTRRVLCLDYLPGIKINDRPALIQAGIDPGEVAEIGAASYLQQLVRYGFFHADPHPGNLAVAADGALIYYDFGMMGQLSERLRRRLGAMVRAAASRDAAALVEEMQAAGVIAGDVDVGPVRRLVRLMLRDALTPPFSANVIDKLSGDLYELVYGQPFRLPVEMIFVMRALSTFEGVGRSLDPGFSLVGIAKPYLLPLMTSSGSGSNDLFNELGRQVGALSSRAVGIPRRLDESLERLEQGDLQLQIRMGESDRQFRRMVTAQHSIGQSVVLGGLAVAAALMGASARPLWALLPLGAAVPVGMGWLKLQVKLRKDARLESLSSAQR